Part of the Rhodococcus sp. OK302 genome is shown below.
GATCCAGATCCAGAAGGAGCCCTGATGTCCAGCACCGACCAGCCCGCACTTCAGCACACGCTGAAGCAGCGGCATCTGTCGATGATCGCCATTGCAGGTGTCATCGGTGCCGGACTGTTCGTCGGCTCCGGTGTCGCAATCCGTGAAACCGGCCCCGGCGTCCTCATCTCGTACGCCCTCGCCGGATTGGTCGTCATCCTCGTGATGCGCATGCTCGGCGAGATGGCGTCGGCATCGCCGGAAACCGGATCGTTCTCGTCCTACGCGGACAAGGCCATCGGCCGTTGGGCAGGATTCTCCATCGGCTGGCTGTACGCCTGGTTCTGGATTATCGTCCTCGGCATCGAGGCAACCGCCGGCGCGCTCATCATGAACCGTTGGGTGCCAGGCGTTCCGCAATGGACCTGGGCACTGATCCTGATGATCGTGCTGACCCTGACCAACATCATCTCGGTCAAGGCCTTCGGTGAGTTCGAATTCTGGTTCGCGTCCATCAAGGTCGTCGCCATCATCGCGTTCCTCGCAATGGGCATCCTTGCGATCCTCGGCCTCATGCCTGGCGTCGAAGCGCCCGGAATGAGCAACCTGACCGGACACGGCGGATTCCTGCCCAACGGCGCGGGAGCAATGTTAGCCGCGGTCCTTGTGGTGGTGTTCTCCTTCTTCGGAGCCGAGATCGCCACTATCGCCGCCGGCGAATCGGCCAACCCGGTGCACGCCGTTCGCGCCGCCGTCAAGTCTGTCGTCTGGCGAATCCTCATCTTCTACATCGGCTCCATCGCCGTCGTCGTCACGCTTCTTCCCTGGGACAGCGCTTCCGTCGCACTCAGCCCGTACGTCGCCGTCATGGACTCGTTCGGTATCCCCGGCGCCGGCAACATCATGGACGTCGTCGTCCTGACATCCGTGCTGTCCTGCCTCAACTCCGGCCTGTACACCGCGAGCCGCATGATCTTCTCGCTCGCCGGCCGTGGCGACGCTCCCAAGTCGCTCAGGCGCATCGAAAAGACCGGCGTCCCCATGCGCGCAGTCTTCGTCTCGACCATCGTCGGCTTCCTGACCGTCGGCATGAACTACCTGTCCCCGGACAAGGTTTTCCTCTTCCTGGTCAACTCGTCCGGCGCGATCGCGCTCTTCGTCTGGCTCGTGATTGCTGTTTCCCAGCTCCGGACCCGTCGCAAGCTCGAAGCTGCCGGCGTGAAACTGGAACTGAAGATGTGGCTCTTCCCGTACCTGACCTACGCCACGATCGTCGCGATTCTGGGTCTCTGCGTCGGCATGGTGGTGCTCGAATCCACCCGTAGCCAGATGGTGGTTTCGCTTGCTCTCGCAGCGATCCTGGTGGGAATCGGCCTCTACCGCTATCGGAACGACGACAAGAAGACTGTCGAACTCGAAGGTGAGTCCGCGGCCACGTCCTGACCGAACGTCCTCATCTGCGAGATACTTCGATGTCCTAGTATCGGCCTCGGACAGAAGAATCTTCGCGCGTGCGCACAGCAGATGAGGACAACCCATGACTACTCCCGAACCGATCGTCATCGTCGACGGGGCTCGTACCCCGGTAGGTAGCTTCGGCGGCGTCTTCAAAGACGTCCCCGCACACGAGCTGGGCGCCACCGCAGCGAAAGCCGCGCTGAGCCGCGCCGGAGTTGCCGCCGAGGACATCGACGAGGTTGTCATGGGCTGCATCGGCCAGGTCGGCCCCGACGCCTACAACGCACGCCGCGTCGGTATCGCTGCCGGCCTGCCCGAGAACGTTCCCGCCTACACCGTCAACCGCCTCTGCGGCAGTGGCCTGCAGGCCGTCTGGTCTGCCGCTCAGCAGATGCGCTGGGGCAGCGCCGCCATCACCCTCGCGGGCGGCGACGAGAGCATGTCCCGCATGCCGTTCTACGATTTCGCGGCCCGCTCCGGCTACAAGCTGGGCGACCGCAGCCTCGTCGACGGCACCGTCGCGATGCTCACCGACCCCTTCAGTAACGCCCACATGGGCCGCACCGCCGAAGCCGTCGCCCGCAAGTACGGTGTCAGCCGCGAGCAGCAGGACGAATTTGCCGTCGAATCCCAGCGTCGCGCATCCACTGCCGCCGCGAAGGCTGCTTTCGCCGAAGAAATCACTCCCGTCGAAACCGGTGGCCGACGCTCCGTCACCGTCACCGAAGACGAGCACCCCAAGCCTGGCACCACGATGGAAACCCTCGCGAAACTGCGCCCCGCCTTCGAAGAAGGCGGATCCGTCACCGCCGGCAACGCGTCGGGAATCAACGATGGCGCCGGCGTATTGGTACTCGCCACCGGCACCGCCGCTGCCGAGCGCGGACTGACCGGACTGGTCACCCTCGAAGCCGTCACGACGGCAGCCATGGACCCGGCTCTGATGGGTTACGCGCCCGTCCTGGCCCTGAAGAAGCTGTTCGAGCAGACCGGACTCAGCCCGGCCGATATCGGAATCGCCGAGGTCAACGAAGCCTTCGCCTCGCAGGCCATCGCCGTCATCCGTGACGCCGGCCTCGACCCCGAGAAGACCAACCCGTACGGCGGAGCCATCGCGCTCGGCCACCCCGTCGGAGCCACCGGAGCCATCCTCACCCTGCGCGCGGCCCGCGACATGGTTCGCAACGACCTCGAATACGGCATCGTCACCATGTGCATCGGCGGCGGCCAGGCACTCGCAGCACTGCTGAAGCGAGTCTGATCATGGCTACCAAGCGCAAGCCGTCGTGGTACGACGACGAGATCACCGCAGTAGCCGAACTGGCCCGCGGATTCTTCGATCGTGAACTGATCGCCAAGCGCGAGCAGTGGGACAGCCAGCATCGCGTCGACCGCTCCGTGTGGCTCGAAGCCGGCAAGCTCGGACTCCTGTGCTGCTCCATCCCCGAGGAATACGGCGGGGGCGGTGGAACATTCGCGCACGACCTGGCGATCTTCGAGGCGCAGGGATACTGCGGCGACTACGCGCTTGGTAACTCCGTACACAGCGGAATCGTCGCGCACTACGTGCTCGAATACGGCAACGAGGAGCAGAAGCAGGCGTGGCTGCCGGGCATGGCGACGGGCGAGATCCTGGGCGCCATCGGCATGACCGAACCCGGCACCGGGTCCGACCTCAAAGCCATTACGACCTCGGCTATCCGGGACGGCGACCACTACGTGGTGAACGGGTCCAAGACCTTCATCACCAACGGTGGCAGTGCCGACATGATCGTCCTCGCCGTGAAGACCGATCCCAAGGCCGGTGCCAAGGGCGTCTCACTCCTGATCGTCGACCTGCGTGACTGCGAAGGCTTTGCGGTCGGCCGAGTCCTGGACAAGGTCGGACAACACGGAGCCGACACGTCGGAGCTCTCCTTCACCGACGTACGCGTTCCCGTCTCGAATCTCCTGGGCGAGTCCGAGGGTCTCGGCTTCGGGCAGTTGATGGCGCAGTTGGTGCAGGAACGTCTCATCATCGGCGCGCAGGCCATCGGCACCATGGAACGCGCAGTCGAAGAGACCGTGGCTTACACAAAAGCGCGTCAAGCGTTCGGGCACAGCCTCTTCGAGTTCCAGAACACCGCCTTCGAGTTGGCTGAATGCCAGACCATCACCCGCACCTGCCGTGTTTTCCTCGACAGTTGCATCGAGGATCACCTCAAGGGCGAACTGGACGGCTCCGACGCCGCGATGGTCAAGTACTGGCTCACCGAGCAGCAGTGCGCCATCGTCGACCGGTGCGTTCAGCTCTACGGCGGGTACGGCTACATGCGTGAATACCCGATCGCGCGCATGTACGAGGACTCCCGCGTGCAGAAGATCTACGCCGGTGCCAACGAAGTGATGAAGGGCATCATCGCGAAGAGCCTGTAAAACACCCGAGCCGGTACATACCTGAGACGGTGTGTGCCGGCGGGTTGGGTCCGTGACAGGTGTGATCACTACTGCTAATACACCCCCCGCCTCGCAGGTCCGATACCCTGGTTCATCGTGACCGCTGCTAATTCTGAGACCACCCCTGCCCAGTACGACCTCATCGTCGTCGGTTCGGGATTCTTCGGGCTGACCATCGCCGAGCGTGCCGCTACCCAACTGGGTAAACGCGTGCTGGTGCTGGACCGCCGTCACCACCTGGGGGGTAATGCGTACTCCGAGGCGGAACCGGAGACGGGCATCGAGATCCACAAGTACGGTGCTCACCTGTTCCATACCTCCAACAAGAAGGTCTGGGACTACGTCACCCAGTTCACGGAGTTCACGAGCTACCAGCACCGCGTCTTCGCGCTGCACAAGGGCCAGGCGTACCAGTTCCCCATGGGCCTCGGTCTGGTCTCGCAGTTCTTCGGCCGCTACTTCACGCCCGAAGAGGCGCGTGCGCTCATCGCCGAGCAGTCCAGCGAGATCGACGGCAAGGACGCATCCAACCTCGAGGAAAAGGCGATCTCCCTGATCGGGCGCCCCCTCTACGAGGCGTTTGTACGCGACTACACGGCCAAGCAGTGGCAGACGGATCCCACCGAACTGCCCGCAGCCAACATCAGTCGCCTGCCGGTTCGCTACAACTTCGACAACCGTTACTTCAGCGACACCTACGAGGGTCTGCCGGTCGACGGTTACACCGCGTGGCTCGAGAACATGGTCACCGACCCGAAGATCGAGATCCGCCTCGACACCGACTACTTCGACGTCCGTGACGAACTGCGCAGCGCAAACCCCGACGCGCCCGTCATCTACACCGGTCCGTTGGATCGCTACTTCGACTACTCCGAAGGTGAACTGGGCTGGCGCACCCTCGACTTCGAGACCGAAGTTCTGCCCGTCGGCGACTTCCAGGGCACCCCGGTCATGAACTACAACGACGCAGACGTTCCGTTCACCCGCATCCACGAGTTCCGTCACTTCCACCCGGAACGCGAGTACCCGGCGGACAAGACCGTGATCATGCGCGAGTTCTCCCGCTTCGCGGAGTCCACGGACGAGCCGTACTACCCGATCAACACGCCCGAGGATCGCGACAAGGTCACCGCGTACCGCTCGCGCGCCAAGAAGGAAACCGCCGACAACAAGGTGCTGTTCGGCGGCCGCCTGGGCACCTACCAGTACCTGGACATGCACATGGCCATCGCCAGTGCGCTGACCATGTTCGAGAACACCCTGCGTCCGCATCTGGAATCGGGTGCGGAATTGGCAGGGGAGAGCGAATGAACGCGCGTCATCTACTCGACGGCGAAGAAGCCGTCAACGGCGACGAGGTGAGCTACCTCGGCAAGTCCCTGCTTCAGCGGATCATCCTGCCGCGAGCCGGCGAACCTCTCGACGTCCGCACCCTGTACTTGGAAGAGTCCTGGAGCAACAGTCGCCGGGCGCACTCCACCTCACGCACCTCGGTCGCCCTCGGCGCCGAGACCGAGGTTTCGTTTGCCACCTACTTCAACGCATTCCCCGCCAGCTATTGGCGACGCTGGTCCATCCTGAAATCGGTGGTCCTGCGTCTCGAACTGTCCGGTCACGGACGCGTCGACATCTACCGCTCCAAGGCCGATTCCTCGCGAATTCACGTGGAGGGCAAGGAATTTGCCGACGGTGATTCCGCTCTGGAATTCGATGTCGATCTCGCCCCCTTCGAAGACGGTGGCTGGATCTGGTTCGATATCACCACCGACTCGGCCGTCGTCCTCGAAAGTGGCGGCTGGTTTGCGCCTATCGAAGCTCCCGGCGAAGCGACTGTCGCCGTTGGCATTCCGACGTTCAACCGCCCGACGGACGCCGTGAAGGCGCTTGCCGCACTGGCGTCCGATCCACTGGTATCCAGTGTGATCAAGGCCGTCATCATGCCGGATCAAGGCACTCGCAAGGTTCGTGATGAACCCGGCTTCGCGGAAGCTGCTGCTGCGCTTGGTGATCGGCTTGCCATCCATGATCAGCCCAACCTCGGCGGATCCGGCGGATACAGCCGCATCATGTACGAAGCGCTCAAGAACACTTCGTGCCAGCACATCCTGTTCATGGACGACGACATCGAGATCGAACCCGACTCGATCCTGCGTGCCCTGTCCTTCTCGCGCTTCGCGAAATCGCCGATGCTCGTCGGTGGACAGATGCTCAACCTGCAGGAACGTAGCCACCTTCACGTGATGGGTGAAGTGGTCAACCGCGGCATCTTCATGTGGACGGCCGCGCCGAACGTCGAATACGACCACGACTTCTCGAAGAAGCCGCTGCGCGAATCGAAGCTCCTGCACCGCCGCATCGACGTCGACTTCAACGGCTGGTGGATGTGCATGATCCCGCGCCAGGTCGCCGAAGAAATCAAGCAGCCCCTCCCGCTCTTCATCAAGTGGGACGACTGCGAATACGGTTTGCGCGCAAAGAAAGCCGGCTACCCGACCGTCACGCTTCCGGGCGCCGCAATCTGGCATATGGCCTGGAGCGACAAGGACGACGCCATCGACTGGCAGGCGTACTTCCACCTCCGCAACCGTCTCGTCGTTGCCGCACTGCACATGCCCGGCAACGGTCGTGGTCTCGTGATCAACACGGTGAAGGCAACTCTCAAGCACCTGCTGTGCCTCGAGTACTCCACCGTCGCGATCCAGAATAAGGCAATCGAGGACTTCCTCGCCGGCCCGGAACACGTCGCGAACATGCTGCCGACCGCACTCGGAGAGGTCCACGCTCAGCGCAAGGAATTCTCCGACGCCGTCGTACTGCCGTCGTCGACCTCGCTGCCACTGCCGTCGGGTGCCGATGTCGGAGATGTGAGCTTGCCCCTCACCACCGTCGCGAAGGTGACCCGAGTTCTGCGGGCCGCTGTCCACAACGTGAAGCCGGCCAAGCCCGAACACCTCGAGCGGCCGCAGCTCAACGTGCCGACCATCGACGCCCGCTGGTTCCTGCTCTCGCAGGTCGACGGCGTTACCGTCACCACAGCGGACGGCCGCGGAGTCGTCTACCGCAAGCGCAACCCGAAGCAGGCACTCGAACTGTTGAAGGAAGCCACCCGGTTGCGCCGTGAACTCGCCGCTCGGTTCCCCGAACTCAAGAAGCAGTACCAGGACGCCGTTCCTGCTCTGACCAGCACGGAAAGGTGGGAACGTGTCTTCGGTATCTCCTGAAGTCAAGATCCTGGCCGGAATTCAATCGACAGTCGGACAGATACCGGGAGCCGTCAAGGTTGCGCGCGGGATGTCGCACTTCGGTGAGCACTCCCTCGGTTGGATCGCGATCGCAGCCGTCGGCGCTGCCGTGGACAAGCCCCGTCGACGCGAATGGGCCGGCGCAGCCGTCGGCGCATTCGGCGCGCACGCTGCTTCCGTCGTGATCAAGCGTGTCGTACGACGCAAACGACCGTCCGATCCGTCGGTGCAGGTCAACGTCACGACGCCGAGCAAGCTGAGCTTCCCGTCCTCGCACGCAACCTCGACGGCGGCGGCGGCTGTCCTGATCGGTCGCCTCACCGGGCTACCCTTACCGGCGTTGCTGGTGCCCCCGATGATGCTCTCGCGTCTGGTTCTGGGAGTTCATTACCCGACCGACGTGCTCGCCGGTGCGGCACTGGGCGCCGCATCCGCGGCGGTAGTGCGCAAGGTCGAACAGAAATTTGGAGAAAAATGAGCGAGGAAGCGACCACGGTCAGCGGACCCCCTAAGTCCCTGCCCGCCGGCATCGTCAAGGCGCTCCGCCCACGTCAGTGGGTCAAGAACGTTCTTGTACTGGCAGCGCCCATCGCGGCCGGTACAGCCACCGAGACCGACGTGCTGCTGCCCGTCGCCTTGGCATTCGTCGTGTTCTGCATGGCGGCATCGGGCATCTACCTGGTGAACGACGCGATGGACGTCGAAGCCGATCGCGCGCACCCGACCAAGCGTTTCCGTCCCATCGCGGCCGGAGTTCTGCCCGTCAACATCGCCTACGCGATGGCACTGGTGCTGCTGACCGGTTCGATTGCGCTGTCATTCGTGGCCAATTGGCAGCTCGCTGTGGTCATGGGCATCTACATTGCCGTTCAGCTCGCCTACTGCTTCGGCTTGAAGCATCAGGCCGTCATCGACATCTGCATCGTGTCGTCCGGATTCCTGCTGCGGGCTATCGCCGGCGGCGTGGCAGCCGGGATCGAACTTTCACAGTGGTTCCTGCTGATGATGGCATTCGGTTCGCTCTTCATGGCAGCCGGAAAGCGGTACGCCGAACTGAAACTGGCTGAACGTACGGGCGCCAAGATCCGCAAGTCGCTCGAGAGCTACACCATGACCTACCTGCGGTTCGTGTGGACGATGGCCGCAACGGCGTTGGTGCTCTGCTACGGCTTGTGGGCCTTCCAACAGGACGCGTTCAAGGGCACCAACTGGTACGCCATCTCGATGGTCCCGTTTGTTGTCGCCGTGCTTCGTTACGCGGTGGACGTCGACGGCGGCGAAGCCGGTGAGCCTGAGGAAATCGCGCTCGGAGACCGGGTGCTGCAATTCCTCGCAATTGCGTGGATCGGAGTAGTGGGTGTCGCTGTTTACCTCGTCTGAGTCGGCAACCAACGCCGACCCGGTCGCCGACAACGCGGCACCGCGCACCACCTCGAGTCGGGGAGTATTCCTCGGCGGGGTGGTGCTTGCTGCTGTCCTCATGTTCTGGGGAGCGTGGGAGCGTCGCTGGATCGCCGACGACGGACTCATCGTCCTGCGAACGGTGCGCAACCTGCTCGCGGGCAACGGTCCCGTCTTCAATGCGGGGGAGCGAGTCGAAGCGAACACGAGTA
Proteins encoded:
- a CDS encoding amino acid permease codes for the protein MSSTDQPALQHTLKQRHLSMIAIAGVIGAGLFVGSGVAIRETGPGVLISYALAGLVVILVMRMLGEMASASPETGSFSSYADKAIGRWAGFSIGWLYAWFWIIVLGIEATAGALIMNRWVPGVPQWTWALILMIVLTLTNIISVKAFGEFEFWFASIKVVAIIAFLAMGILAILGLMPGVEAPGMSNLTGHGGFLPNGAGAMLAAVLVVVFSFFGAEIATIAAGESANPVHAVRAAVKSVVWRILIFYIGSIAVVVTLLPWDSASVALSPYVAVMDSFGIPGAGNIMDVVVLTSVLSCLNSGLYTASRMIFSLAGRGDAPKSLRRIEKTGVPMRAVFVSTIVGFLTVGMNYLSPDKVFLFLVNSSGAIALFVWLVIAVSQLRTRRKLEAAGVKLELKMWLFPYLTYATIVAILGLCVGMVVLESTRSQMVVSLALAAILVGIGLYRYRNDDKKTVELEGESAATS
- a CDS encoding thiolase family protein, whose amino-acid sequence is MTTPEPIVIVDGARTPVGSFGGVFKDVPAHELGATAAKAALSRAGVAAEDIDEVVMGCIGQVGPDAYNARRVGIAAGLPENVPAYTVNRLCGSGLQAVWSAAQQMRWGSAAITLAGGDESMSRMPFYDFAARSGYKLGDRSLVDGTVAMLTDPFSNAHMGRTAEAVARKYGVSREQQDEFAVESQRRASTAAAKAAFAEEITPVETGGRRSVTVTEDEHPKPGTTMETLAKLRPAFEEGGSVTAGNASGINDGAGVLVLATGTAAAERGLTGLVTLEAVTTAAMDPALMGYAPVLALKKLFEQTGLSPADIGIAEVNEAFASQAIAVIRDAGLDPEKTNPYGGAIALGHPVGATGAILTLRAARDMVRNDLEYGIVTMCIGGGQALAALLKRV
- a CDS encoding acyl-CoA dehydrogenase family protein, which encodes MATKRKPSWYDDEITAVAELARGFFDRELIAKREQWDSQHRVDRSVWLEAGKLGLLCCSIPEEYGGGGGTFAHDLAIFEAQGYCGDYALGNSVHSGIVAHYVLEYGNEEQKQAWLPGMATGEILGAIGMTEPGTGSDLKAITTSAIRDGDHYVVNGSKTFITNGGSADMIVLAVKTDPKAGAKGVSLLIVDLRDCEGFAVGRVLDKVGQHGADTSELSFTDVRVPVSNLLGESEGLGFGQLMAQLVQERLIIGAQAIGTMERAVEETVAYTKARQAFGHSLFEFQNTAFELAECQTITRTCRVFLDSCIEDHLKGELDGSDAAMVKYWLTEQQCAIVDRCVQLYGGYGYMREYPIARMYEDSRVQKIYAGANEVMKGIIAKSL
- the glf gene encoding UDP-galactopyranose mutase, with translation MTAANSETTPAQYDLIVVGSGFFGLTIAERAATQLGKRVLVLDRRHHLGGNAYSEAEPETGIEIHKYGAHLFHTSNKKVWDYVTQFTEFTSYQHRVFALHKGQAYQFPMGLGLVSQFFGRYFTPEEARALIAEQSSEIDGKDASNLEEKAISLIGRPLYEAFVRDYTAKQWQTDPTELPAANISRLPVRYNFDNRYFSDTYEGLPVDGYTAWLENMVTDPKIEIRLDTDYFDVRDELRSANPDAPVIYTGPLDRYFDYSEGELGWRTLDFETEVLPVGDFQGTPVMNYNDADVPFTRIHEFRHFHPEREYPADKTVIMREFSRFAESTDEPYYPINTPEDRDKVTAYRSRAKKETADNKVLFGGRLGTYQYLDMHMAIASALTMFENTLRPHLESGAELAGESE
- a CDS encoding glycosyltransferase, with protein sequence MNARHLLDGEEAVNGDEVSYLGKSLLQRIILPRAGEPLDVRTLYLEESWSNSRRAHSTSRTSVALGAETEVSFATYFNAFPASYWRRWSILKSVVLRLELSGHGRVDIYRSKADSSRIHVEGKEFADGDSALEFDVDLAPFEDGGWIWFDITTDSAVVLESGGWFAPIEAPGEATVAVGIPTFNRPTDAVKALAALASDPLVSSVIKAVIMPDQGTRKVRDEPGFAEAAAALGDRLAIHDQPNLGGSGGYSRIMYEALKNTSCQHILFMDDDIEIEPDSILRALSFSRFAKSPMLVGGQMLNLQERSHLHVMGEVVNRGIFMWTAAPNVEYDHDFSKKPLRESKLLHRRIDVDFNGWWMCMIPRQVAEEIKQPLPLFIKWDDCEYGLRAKKAGYPTVTLPGAAIWHMAWSDKDDAIDWQAYFHLRNRLVVAALHMPGNGRGLVINTVKATLKHLLCLEYSTVAIQNKAIEDFLAGPEHVANMLPTALGEVHAQRKEFSDAVVLPSSTSLPLPSGADVGDVSLPLTTVAKVTRVLRAAVHNVKPAKPEHLERPQLNVPTIDARWFLLSQVDGVTVTTADGRGVVYRKRNPKQALELLKEATRLRRELAARFPELKKQYQDAVPALTSTERWERVFGIS
- a CDS encoding phosphatase PAP2 family protein; translation: MSSVSPEVKILAGIQSTVGQIPGAVKVARGMSHFGEHSLGWIAIAAVGAAVDKPRRREWAGAAVGAFGAHAASVVIKRVVRRKRPSDPSVQVNVTTPSKLSFPSSHATSTAAAAVLIGRLTGLPLPALLVPPMMLSRLVLGVHYPTDVLAGAALGAASAAVVRKVEQKFGEK
- a CDS encoding decaprenyl-phosphate phosphoribosyltransferase, which codes for MSEEATTVSGPPKSLPAGIVKALRPRQWVKNVLVLAAPIAAGTATETDVLLPVALAFVVFCMAASGIYLVNDAMDVEADRAHPTKRFRPIAAGVLPVNIAYAMALVLLTGSIALSFVANWQLAVVMGIYIAVQLAYCFGLKHQAVIDICIVSSGFLLRAIAGGVAAGIELSQWFLLMMAFGSLFMAAGKRYAELKLAERTGAKIRKSLESYTMTYLRFVWTMAATALVLCYGLWAFQQDAFKGTNWYAISMVPFVVAVLRYAVDVDGGEAGEPEEIALGDRVLQFLAIAWIGVVGVAVYLV